The Calothrix sp. PCC 7507 DNA segment CTACCATGTTTATCCCTGAGGAATTGACGAATCGTGTGTTCGTTAGCCCCAAGTTTTGATGTACCAGGAATTTTCTCAAACAGCTTGATCACATCTGCATCAGAACGGGGTTGATCTGCCACTCGCAGACCAGCACGATACCTTAATCTATTGGCAATTTTGGGCATTTCTTCAGCTAATTGAGCGGCTGTTTTTGGCAAGTTTTGCAATGCATCAACTATTACCAAACCAGAAGCACCAACCCCAACAGCAGTTTCTGCAAATACCTTGCTGACGTTTTGTACAGTTTGAAGACCTTGTAAATTAGTGACTACATTAATACTTGAAGTGGTAATTTCTGTAGTAGTGTTCTTGATGCCATCAACCACTTCATTTATACCATTGGCTGTATTAGTTGCTACTTCTTGAACTTGATCTCTAACCTGAGATGCGAAATTTTGTGCTTGGTTGATGAAATCCATATTCTAGTAAGCTGTTGTTGATAGCAAGAGTGTTTAGTCTAGTTTCTATCTCGCATACTCATAAATACCTCAGCATTAATCACGAACTTACTACCAAGGTTTTTAAAGTTTTAACTATGATGTAATTAATCATGGGTAATGCTTCTAATTACCCATAACCAAGCTTAACGAACTACCGCCTCCGCTTTTTTCGGCTGCAACACATATGGTGTTTCTGCACCTTGGGCGAGATATTCAGCTAGTTGACTTTCAATTTGATCGCGCACAATTTGGCGATATTCGAGAAAATGCTCGTTGTGGGCACAGGCCGCGAGGTAATGCTCGGCAACCTTTGGGTTACGCTTAATGATGCTGAACAAGTGATGCCAGAATTTCCATCTGGTTTCTCGTTTGATTCCTTGTCGCCAAATCACAATCAACAACGCTTTAATCACCACCCACTCTGGCATTTTAGCTGGTGCTTGCCAACTAGGACCACCCATCATTAAAAAACAGCGATAGGTGCGATCTAAGTATTTTACTGGGTCGTATAACGCACAAAAAGCTTCAATATATTCTCTAGCAATATCTTCGAGAGGACGGGTAGCAATGAAGTTCATCAATGTGGTTTGGTTGATATTGCCGTCTTGATTATCTCGTAGTCGCCCTTCTTTTGTTAGACGATGCCACAGCGCAGTGTTTGGTAGCGCTTGCAACATGGCAAAGGTTGTGGAGGGAATTGCTGCTAGTTCGGCAAAACGGACAATGCGATCGCCTGCGCCTGCTTTTTCACCATCAAATCCGATAATAAACCCTGCCATCGGGCGTAATCCAGCTTTGATGATGCTTTGCACCGCCTCAGTCAGTGAACTGCGAGTATTTTGAAACTTCTTCGTCAGCTGCAAACTATCTTCATCTGGTGTCTCAATACCTAAAAACACCGCTGCAAAACCCGACTCCACCATCAACTCCATTAACTCTGGATCTTGTGCTAAATCAATAGAAGCTTCGGTGTCAAAACGGAAAGGATAATTATGCTCTTTCATCCAAACTTTTAACTCTTTTAGCAACAACTTGACATTACGTTTGTTGCCGATAAAATTGTCATCCACCATGAACACACCACGCCGCCAACCCAATTCATAGAGATAATCTAATTCTGCCAAAAGTTGGGCTGGGGTTTTAGTCCGTGGCTTACGTCCATAAAGCACAATAATGTCACAAAATTCGCATTGGAAGGGACAACCACGGGAAAACTGCACAGACATCATGTCATAAGCATCAAGTTCCAGTAAATCAAAGCGGGGTATAGGTGTGTTGGTAACATCTGGTTTTTCTGTGGCGCGAAAAGTACCAGATGTTTCACCTTTTTGAATCGCCTCAATAAACATTGGGAGGGTGATTTCCCCTTCATCTAAAATCAGAAAATC contains these protein-coding regions:
- a CDS encoding B12-binding domain-containing radical SAM protein, with amino-acid sequence MRVLLVYPIFPKTFWSYEKILELVNRKVLLPPLGLVTVAAILPQEWEFKLVDRNIRPVTESEWAWADVVIFSAMIVQKQDLLDQIQEAKKRGKLVAVGGPYPTSVPHEVQNVGADFLILDEGEITLPMFIEAIQKGETSGTFRATEKPDVTNTPIPRFDLLELDAYDMMSVQFSRGCPFQCEFCDIIVLYGRKPRTKTPAQLLAELDYLYELGWRRGVFMVDDNFIGNKRNVKLLLKELKVWMKEHNYPFRFDTEASIDLAQDPELMELMVESGFAAVFLGIETPDEDSLQLTKKFQNTRSSLTEAVQSIIKAGLRPMAGFIIGFDGEKAGAGDRIVRFAELAAIPSTTFAMLQALPNTALWHRLTKEGRLRDNQDGNINQTTLMNFIATRPLEDIAREYIEAFCALYDPVKYLDRTYRCFLMMGGPSWQAPAKMPEWVVIKALLIVIWRQGIKRETRWKFWHHLFSIIKRNPKVAEHYLAACAHNEHFLEYRQIVRDQIESQLAEYLAQGAETPYVLQPKKAEAVVR